From one uncultured Erythrobacter sp. genomic stretch:
- a CDS encoding biopolymer transporter ExbD encodes MAISTGGGVDTPMSDINTTPLVDVMLVLLIIFLIAVPVAIQTIEKLEIPVFESLESKDKVENLLVTVSATDDAGVSAGQPGFAGASRNGQCRVYINNITPVTSEELQEQAFKKLDAIVKRAGGAEALMANPEDIPQVHIRGDVNAPWQCVAGTIYNIQRAGYPVVGFISNPVDPNG; translated from the coding sequence ATGGCGATTTCTACGGGAGGCGGGGTCGATACCCCCATGTCCGACATCAACACCACGCCGTTGGTGGACGTGATGCTGGTGCTCCTGATCATCTTCCTCATCGCGGTTCCGGTCGCGATCCAGACCATCGAAAAGCTGGAAATTCCGGTTTTCGAATCGCTGGAATCGAAGGACAAGGTCGAAAACCTGCTCGTCACCGTTAGCGCGACTGATGATGCCGGTGTCAGCGCCGGGCAACCGGGCTTTGCCGGCGCCTCGCGCAATGGCCAATGCCGGGTGTACATCAACAACATCACCCCGGTGACGTCCGAAGAACTGCAGGAACAGGCGTTCAAGAAGCTCGACGCCATCGTCAAGCGGGCCGGCGGTGCCGAAGCGCTGATGGCCAATCCTGAGGATATCCCGCAGGTTCACATCCGCGGCGACGTCAACGCCCCGTGGCAGTGCGTTGCAGGCACGATCTACAACATCCAGCGCGCCGGCTATCCGGTCGTCGGGTTCATTTCGAACCCCGTCGATCCGAACGGCTGA
- a CDS encoding MotA/TolQ/ExbB proton channel family protein, translated as MNLYLLAAAADAAPESKFGFVEAMREGGPVAWSILTIMVIMSVGSFYIMFTKLFEQNKVMKQYNAVQTQFWRAGSLKEGATKLDKDGPWRQLADDAVKAQDEHGKMTDALESHDYMHGSLQRSEDSINAVLAGGLPFLATVGATAPFVGLLGTVIGIYRALINIGIAGNASIDKVAGPVGEALIMTAIGLLVAVPAVFAFNWLQSRNRKIAAMLSTFSTDLLAYMNSNGAVKPAVVAAAPAAKPAAKPAANPTLNKS; from the coding sequence ATGAACCTTTACCTTCTCGCCGCCGCCGCTGATGCAGCGCCCGAAAGCAAGTTCGGCTTCGTCGAAGCCATGCGTGAGGGCGGCCCGGTTGCCTGGTCGATCCTCACCATCATGGTGATCATGTCGGTCGGCTCGTTCTACATCATGTTCACCAAGCTGTTCGAACAGAACAAGGTGATGAAGCAGTACAACGCCGTGCAGACCCAGTTCTGGCGCGCCGGCAGCCTCAAGGAAGGCGCGACCAAGCTGGACAAGGACGGCCCGTGGCGCCAGCTCGCCGACGATGCGGTGAAGGCCCAGGACGAGCACGGCAAGATGACCGACGCTCTGGAATCGCATGACTACATGCACGGTTCGCTGCAGCGTTCGGAAGATTCGATCAACGCGGTGCTCGCGGGCGGCCTGCCGTTCCTCGCCACCGTGGGTGCGACTGCACCGTTCGTTGGTCTGCTCGGCACCGTGATCGGGATTTACCGCGCGCTGATCAACATCGGCATCGCCGGTAACGCCTCGATCGACAAGGTCGCTGGCCCGGTCGGTGAAGCGCTGATCATGACCGCCATCGGCCTGCTGGTCGCTGTGCCTGCGGTGTTCGCGTTCAACTGGCTCCAGTCGCGCAACCGCAAGATCGCGGCCATGCTCAGCACCTTCTCGACCGATCTGCTGGCCTATATGAACTCGAACGGCGCCGTGAAGCCGGCGGTGGTTGCGGCTGCTCCGGCTGCCAAGCCCGCTGCCAAGCCGGCCGCCAACCCGACGCTCAACAAGTCCTGA
- a CDS encoding energy transducer TonB codes for MTGPKLVALIIALAIVGSVGLGMVVFLAVDAVKEAIERVTTVEVKEEEPPPEPDEPPPPEPDTPEPVSPPPPNAPESLIEMPRESPIQTTQRETPQEVFRRPDVTPEPVRPAEPVARPPSKARGVQPKGQRSWAARIQDNYPRRAAQEEIEGTVGVRVTVTPDGKATGCSVTSSSGSDILDAAACKDLERYGRFDPALNDAGDPISASWSTRITYKLN; via the coding sequence TTGACCGGCCCCAAGCTTGTCGCACTGATTATCGCATTAGCGATTGTCGGTAGTGTCGGTCTGGGCATGGTCGTCTTTCTTGCCGTCGACGCCGTCAAGGAGGCGATCGAACGTGTGACCACTGTGGAAGTCAAGGAAGAGGAGCCGCCGCCAGAACCGGATGAGCCGCCGCCGCCGGAGCCAGATACCCCTGAGCCGGTCTCGCCTCCGCCGCCCAATGCGCCGGAATCGCTGATCGAAATGCCGCGGGAATCGCCGATCCAGACCACCCAGCGCGAAACGCCTCAAGAGGTATTCCGCAGACCTGATGTGACGCCGGAACCGGTGCGACCGGCTGAGCCGGTTGCCAGACCGCCGTCCAAGGCACGCGGCGTTCAGCCGAAGGGTCAGCGGAGTTGGGCCGCCCGCATTCAGGACAACTACCCGCGCCGTGCTGCGCAGGAAGAAATCGAAGGCACCGTGGGCGTGCGTGTCACCGTGACTCCTGATGGCAAGGCCACAGGCTGTTCGGTCACCTCATCCAGCGGATCGGACATCCTTGATGCTGCGGCCTGCAAGGACCTCGAACGTTACGGACGGTTCGACCCGGCCCTGAACGACGCCGGTGACCCGATCAGCGCCAGCTGGTCCACGCGCATTACCTACAAGCTGAACTGA
- a CDS encoding homoserine dehydrogenase — protein sequence MEDRLADTAPQPPRPNPPGPNPLRIAIAGLGTVGAGVIRLLDTNRALIAARAGRGIEVVAVSARDRGKDRGVDIARFAWEDDMTALARRDDVDVVVELVGGSDGPALALSRAALGAGKGLVTANKAMIAHHGLELAQLAEANNAALKFEAAVGGGIPVIKGLREGTSANALTKVYGILNGTCNYILSEMEATGADFANVLADAQRLGFAEADPAFDIEGVDAAHKLAILAAIGFGTRVDFAGVRVNGITQVRAADIAQAAALGFVIRLIGEADVEETPDGPRLLQRVRPCLVARGHPLSAVDGPTNAVVAEGNFSGRLLFQGPGAGDGPTASAVAADLIDIARDEVGAPFSIPSAQLAAMPPAEPGHRTERTYIRFMVKDRPGVLAELTAALRDGDVSIESLIQQGRSQSGGEVMVAMVTHEGPERCVTKALALLEGSDSLTGEPLVLPILPL from the coding sequence ATGGAGGACCGCTTGGCCGATACCGCCCCTCAACCGCCCCGCCCGAATCCGCCCGGCCCGAATCCACTTCGTATTGCTATTGCCGGGCTAGGCACCGTGGGTGCGGGCGTCATCCGCTTGCTCGACACCAACCGCGCCCTGATCGCCGCGCGGGCCGGTCGCGGGATCGAGGTCGTGGCGGTGAGCGCGCGGGATCGCGGCAAGGATCGCGGCGTCGATATCGCTCGCTTCGCGTGGGAAGACGACATGACCGCGCTTGCCCGGCGCGATGATGTGGACGTGGTGGTCGAACTGGTCGGCGGCTCGGATGGCCCCGCGCTCGCCCTGTCGCGCGCGGCCTTGGGGGCGGGCAAGGGCCTTGTCACCGCCAACAAGGCGATGATCGCGCATCACGGGCTGGAACTGGCGCAGCTGGCCGAGGCGAACAACGCCGCGCTGAAGTTCGAAGCCGCGGTGGGCGGGGGCATTCCGGTGATCAAGGGATTGCGCGAAGGCACCTCGGCCAACGCGCTCACCAAGGTTTACGGCATCCTCAACGGCACCTGCAATTACATCCTGTCCGAGATGGAAGCGACCGGCGCGGACTTTGCCAACGTGCTCGCCGATGCGCAGCGGCTGGGCTTTGCCGAGGCTGATCCGGCGTTCGATATCGAAGGCGTGGACGCGGCACACAAGCTGGCGATCCTTGCCGCGATCGGGTTCGGCACGCGGGTCGATTTCGCGGGCGTGCGGGTCAATGGCATCACGCAGGTCCGCGCTGCCGACATTGCGCAGGCGGCCGCCTTGGGCTTCGTGATCCGCCTGATCGGTGAGGCCGATGTGGAGGAAACACCCGACGGCCCGCGCCTGCTCCAGCGCGTGCGCCCCTGTCTGGTCGCGCGGGGCCACCCCCTCAGCGCCGTCGACGGGCCGACCAACGCGGTCGTGGCCGAGGGCAATTTCTCCGGCCGCCTGCTGTTTCAAGGTCCCGGTGCAGGCGACGGGCCGACTGCGAGCGCTGTGGCCGCCGACCTCATCGACATCGCCCGCGACGAAGTGGGCGCGCCCTTCTCGATCCCCAGTGCGCAGTTGGCCGCGATGCCGCCTGCCGAGCCGGGTCACCGCACCGAGCGCACCTATATCCGCTTTATGGTCAAGGACCGCCCCGGCGTGCTCGCCGAACTCACGGCCGCGCTGCGTGACGGGGATGTGTCCATCGAGAGCCTGATCCAGCAGGGCCGCTCGCAGAGCGGGGGCGAGGTGATGGTGGCGATGGTGACGCATGAAGGGCCTGAGCGCTGCGTGACGAAGGCGCTGGCGCTGCTCGAAGGCTCGGACAGCCTGACGGGTGAGCCGCTGGTGCTGCCGATCCTGCCTTTGTAA
- the glpX gene encoding class II fructose-bisphosphatase, which produces MNSATDTDLTIAEQAAADNAIQRVLVLEMVRVTEAAAIAAAQLIGRGDEKAADAAAVEAMRRAFDNLYMDGTVVIGEGERDEAPMLFIGEKVGMGKGPKIDIALDPLEGTTITAKAGPNALAVLAAAEEGCLLNAPDVYMDKLAVGPGYPEGIIDLAKSPTENVMAVASAKGVKPSEINVCVLDRPRHAELIAELRSIGCGVVLIGDGDVAGVIAVTDEDTTIDLYMGQGGAPEGVLAAAALRCVGGQFNGRLVFRNDDEKARARKWGIEDLNRIYKLEDLAKGDCIFAATGVTDGSLLSGVKRRRKHTGEMILTTESVVMRASSGTVRWIKGEHRIG; this is translated from the coding sequence ATGAACTCCGCCACCGATACCGACCTCACCATCGCCGAGCAAGCCGCAGCCGATAATGCGATCCAGCGCGTGCTGGTGCTGGAAATGGTGCGCGTCACCGAAGCGGCGGCCATCGCGGCGGCGCAATTGATCGGGCGCGGTGATGAAAAGGCGGCCGACGCGGCAGCCGTGGAGGCCATGCGCCGCGCTTTCGACAACCTCTACATGGACGGCACCGTGGTGATCGGTGAGGGGGAGCGTGACGAGGCCCCGATGCTGTTCATCGGCGAAAAGGTCGGCATGGGCAAAGGCCCCAAGATCGACATCGCATTGGATCCGCTGGAAGGCACCACCATCACAGCCAAGGCCGGCCCCAATGCGCTCGCGGTGCTGGCGGCGGCCGAAGAAGGCTGCCTGCTCAACGCGCCCGATGTGTACATGGACAAGCTCGCGGTCGGCCCCGGCTATCCCGAAGGCATCATCGACCTCGCCAAATCGCCGACCGAAAACGTCATGGCGGTGGCTTCGGCCAAGGGCGTGAAGCCCAGCGAGATCAATGTCTGCGTGCTGGATCGTCCGCGCCATGCCGAACTGATCGCCGAACTGCGCAGCATTGGCTGCGGCGTGGTGCTGATCGGAGACGGCGACGTTGCCGGTGTGATCGCGGTGACCGACGAAGATACCACCATCGACCTCTACATGGGTCAGGGCGGCGCGCCGGAAGGCGTGCTGGCGGCAGCGGCGCTGCGCTGCGTCGGCGGGCAGTTCAATGGCCGGCTGGTGTTCCGTAACGACGACGAAAAGGCCCGCGCCCGCAAGTGGGGCATCGAAGACCTGAACCGGATCTACAAGCTCGAAGACCTTGCCAAGGGCGACTGCATCTTCGCCGCGACCGGCGTGACCGATGGTTCGCTGCTGAGCGGCGTGAAGCGTCGCCGCAAGCACACCGGCGAGATGATCCTGACGACCGAAAGCGTGGTGATGCGCGCGTCGAGCGGCACGGTGCGGTGGATCAAGGGCGAGCACCGGATCGGGTAG
- a CDS encoding glycosyltransferase family 87 protein → MRDRASSGLPLRAAKLFAVAFGLVIVLALFSNVTNLRQMDFMSFWSAGKLTLAGDPLAAFDVAQHSKVQAEVVDFDGLMPFAYPPPFLLVVTPFALLPYAASTLLWVALTYALYIAATRQFAPSAGWTAGAFPPVLINGIIAQNGLLTGATFISGMAMLGRSPMKAGLLLGCLVIKPHLAVLLPLALAAGGHWRAFAGAAVSSVGLVLIALLAFGIEVYQAFFAQMPMFSAIAAEGLVGWHKMASVYAAMRLAGAGAEAAWSLHILVACAGALMVGVVWRSAAALDGKAAMLAAASVLVSPYIYLYDTVLLVLPFVWLAGRGTDWRVLAGLWCIPLVVALQNWGFNGLVNPAPLLPIALIVLIWRQLRAERSGIAPLAAA, encoded by the coding sequence ATGCGTGACCGAGCCAGTTCCGGCCTGCCCCTTCGTGCGGCCAAGCTATTCGCCGTGGCCTTCGGTCTGGTGATCGTCCTCGCCCTGTTCTCGAATGTGACGAACCTGCGGCAGATGGACTTCATGAGCTTCTGGTCGGCGGGTAAGCTTACGCTGGCCGGCGATCCGCTCGCCGCCTTTGACGTTGCCCAGCACAGCAAGGTTCAGGCCGAAGTGGTGGACTTCGATGGCCTGATGCCTTTCGCCTATCCACCGCCGTTCCTGCTGGTGGTGACACCCTTCGCGCTGCTGCCCTATGCAGCATCGACATTGCTTTGGGTCGCATTGACCTATGCGCTCTATATCGCCGCGACACGGCAGTTTGCGCCGTCTGCCGGATGGACCGCAGGGGCTTTCCCACCGGTGCTGATCAATGGCATCATCGCCCAGAACGGTTTGCTGACGGGGGCCACGTTCATCTCCGGCATGGCGATGCTGGGACGCTCCCCGATGAAAGCCGGGCTGCTGCTGGGGTGCCTTGTGATCAAGCCGCATCTGGCGGTGCTCCTGCCACTGGCGCTGGCTGCGGGCGGGCATTGGCGAGCCTTTGCCGGAGCGGCGGTGTCTTCGGTCGGGCTGGTTCTGATCGCCCTGCTGGCCTTCGGGATCGAAGTCTATCAGGCGTTTTTCGCGCAGATGCCGATGTTCTCCGCCATCGCCGCTGAGGGCCTGGTGGGATGGCACAAGATGGCGAGCGTCTATGCCGCGATGCGCTTGGCCGGTGCCGGCGCTGAGGCGGCATGGAGCCTGCACATCCTCGTCGCCTGCGCGGGCGCGCTGATGGTGGGAGTGGTGTGGCGCAGCGCTGCCGCCCTTGATGGCAAGGCCGCCATGCTGGCCGCGGCCTCGGTGCTCGTCAGCCCCTACATCTATCTCTATGACACCGTGTTGCTGGTCCTGCCCTTCGTGTGGCTGGCGGGGCGCGGCACGGATTGGCGGGTTCTGGCGGGTTTGTGGTGCATTCCGCTGGTGGTGGCTTTGCAGAACTGGGGCTTCAACGGGCTCGTCAATCCGGCGCCGCTTCTGCCGATAGCGTTGATCGTCCTGATCTGGCGGCAGCTGCGGGCAGAACGCTCGGGCATCGCGCCGCTGGCGGCAGCCTGA
- a CDS encoding class I SAM-dependent methyltransferase, whose product MELAAYQSLRDSQDRHWWFVGRRRIVARLIARFVPLPAMPRVLEAGCGYGGNLAMLSALGDVEAFEFDDDARAHAAKLLRRPVAFGRLPDAIGFDGDRFDLIAMLDVLEHIDDDVASLRSLADRLAPDGSLLLTVPAVPMLWSDHDVLHQHKRRYTRALLAERLHQAGFELTGIGYFNSLLFPLALAQRLLARLTGGGGVDHGAPPEPLNAILTAIFAFEAKLIGRVPFPIGLSLFAVARKRRG is encoded by the coding sequence ATGGAGCTGGCCGCCTATCAATCGCTCCGGGATTCGCAGGATCGCCACTGGTGGTTCGTCGGTCGCCGCCGCATCGTCGCGCGGCTGATCGCGCGCTTTGTCCCGCTGCCCGCCATGCCCCGCGTGCTTGAGGCCGGGTGCGGTTATGGGGGCAATCTGGCGATGCTGAGCGCGCTGGGGGATGTCGAGGCCTTCGAATTCGACGATGACGCCCGCGCCCATGCGGCCAAGCTCCTGCGCCGTCCGGTTGCCTTCGGAAGACTGCCCGATGCAATCGGCTTTGACGGTGACCGGTTTGATCTGATCGCGATGCTTGATGTGCTCGAACATATCGACGACGATGTTGCCTCGCTCCGCAGCCTCGCAGACCGGCTCGCGCCCGATGGTTCGCTGCTGCTGACCGTTCCGGCGGTGCCGATGCTGTGGTCGGACCACGACGTGCTCCACCAGCACAAGCGGCGCTACACCCGCGCGCTGCTGGCAGAGCGGCTGCATCAGGCCGGGTTCGAGCTCACGGGGATCGGGTACTTCAACAGCCTGCTGTTCCCGCTGGCGCTCGCCCAACGCCTGCTTGCGCGGCTGACTGGCGGCGGCGGGGTGGATCATGGCGCGCCGCCCGAGCCGCTCAACGCGATCCTGACCGCGATCTTTGCGTTCGAGGCCAAGCTTATTGGCCGGGTGCCCTTCCCGATCGGCCTTTCGCTCTTTGCCGTAGCGCGCAAACGGCGCGGCTGA
- a CDS encoding glycosyltransferase family 2 protein has translation MLEGLKFPTYEAQTDRPLISLVVPVYNEEDSVAHFAAAINGVIAKSWPDADTAPRFEIVFVDDGSRDTTAAVVCAMCSIDSRIKLVALSRNFGKEAALSAGLKAATGDAVIPMDVDLQDPPELIRPMVDLWQSGAQIVNAKRVDRSQDSFLKRTTSRLFYKTINAIADHPIAVDVGDFRLLDRSAVAVLNEMTERCRFNKGLFSWIGFRTETVEYARPARQTGSTKWRVSRLVALALDGITSSTTFPLRVWTMIGATISLLAFAYAAFLIIYTMMSGGDTPGYASIMVAVLFLGGLNLFSLGLMGEYVGRIAVQVRGRPLYIVSTTVGF, from the coding sequence ATGCTTGAAGGTCTGAAATTCCCCACATACGAGGCGCAAACGGACCGGCCGCTGATCTCGCTGGTCGTGCCGGTGTACAATGAGGAAGATTCGGTCGCTCACTTCGCTGCCGCAATCAACGGCGTAATCGCCAAAAGCTGGCCCGATGCCGACACCGCACCGCGCTTTGAGATCGTGTTCGTCGACGATGGCAGCCGCGATACCACCGCCGCCGTGGTGTGCGCCATGTGCAGTATTGATTCCCGCATCAAGCTGGTCGCGCTGTCACGCAATTTCGGCAAGGAAGCCGCGCTCAGCGCCGGGCTGAAGGCGGCCACCGGCGATGCCGTGATCCCGATGGATGTCGACCTGCAAGACCCTCCCGAACTGATCCGCCCGATGGTCGATTTGTGGCAGAGCGGCGCGCAGATCGTCAACGCCAAGCGCGTCGATCGCAGCCAAGACAGTTTTCTCAAACGCACGACATCGCGCCTGTTCTACAAGACGATCAACGCCATCGCCGATCATCCGATTGCCGTGGACGTGGGCGATTTCCGCCTACTCGACCGCTCGGCCGTTGCCGTCCTCAACGAAATGACCGAACGGTGCCGCTTCAACAAGGGGCTGTTTTCGTGGATCGGGTTTCGCACCGAGACGGTCGAATATGCCCGGCCCGCCCGCCAGACCGGGTCGACCAAGTGGCGGGTCTCGCGGCTTGTCGCGCTGGCGCTCGACGGGATCACATCGTCGACCACCTTCCCGTTGCGGGTGTGGACGATGATCGGCGCGACGATCTCGCTCCTCGCTTTTGCCTATGCCGCTTTCCTGATCATCTACACGATGATGTCGGGGGGCGACACGCCGGGCTATGCCTCAATCATGGTTGCGGTGCTGTTCCTCGGCGGGCTCAACCTGTTCAGCCTTGGGCTGATGGGCGAATATGTCGGCCGGATCGCCGTGCAGGTGCGCGGACGGCCGCTCTATATCGTGTCCACGACGGTGGGATTCTGA
- the groL gene encoding chaperonin GroEL (60 kDa chaperone family; promotes refolding of misfolded polypeptides especially under stressful conditions; forms two stacked rings of heptamers to form a barrel-shaped 14mer; ends can be capped by GroES; misfolded proteins enter the barrel where they are refolded when GroES binds), with the protein MAAKDVKFGREAREGILRGVDILANAVKVTLGPKGRNVVIDKSFGAPRITKDGVTVAKEIELKDKFENMGAQMLREVASKANDSAGDGTTTATVLAQAIVTEGMKSVAAGMNPMDLKRGIDQAVIAVVENLKSRSKDVSGSEEIAQVGIISANGDREVGEKIAEAMDKVGKEGVITVEEAKGLEFELDVVEGMQFDRGYLSPYFITNPDKMTVELDNPYILIHEKKLSNLQAMLPILEAVVQSGRPLLIIAEDIEGEALATLVVNKLRGGLKVAAVKAPGFGDRRKAMLQDIAILTKGEMISEDLGIKLENVTVGMLGQAKKVSIDKDNTTIVDGAGAAEDIKARVAEIRTQIDNTSSDYDREKLQERLAKLAGGVAVIKVGGATEVEVKERKDRVDDALHATRAAVEEGIVPGGGTALLYATKALDGLKGANEDQTRGIDIIRKAITAPIKQIAQNAGHDGAVVAGNLLRENDETQGFNAATDVYENLVKAGVIDPTKVVRTALQDAASVAGLLITTEAAIVERPDDKPASPPMPDMGGMGF; encoded by the coding sequence ATGGCAGCCAAGGACGTTAAGTTCGGCCGCGAAGCCCGCGAAGGCATTCTTCGCGGCGTCGACATCCTCGCCAACGCCGTCAAGGTGACCTTGGGCCCCAAGGGCCGCAATGTCGTCATCGACAAGAGCTTCGGCGCACCCCGCATTACCAAGGACGGCGTCACCGTAGCCAAGGAAATCGAACTGAAGGACAAGTTCGAAAACATGGGTGCCCAGATGCTGCGCGAAGTCGCCAGCAAGGCGAACGACAGCGCCGGTGATGGCACCACCACCGCCACCGTGCTCGCTCAGGCCATCGTCACCGAAGGCATGAAGTCGGTCGCCGCCGGCATGAACCCGATGGATCTCAAGCGCGGGATCGATCAGGCCGTGATCGCGGTCGTCGAAAACCTCAAGAGCCGTTCCAAGGACGTTTCGGGCTCGGAAGAAATCGCGCAGGTCGGGATCATCTCGGCCAATGGCGACCGTGAAGTCGGCGAGAAGATCGCCGAAGCCATGGACAAGGTCGGCAAGGAAGGCGTGATCACCGTCGAAGAAGCCAAGGGCCTCGAGTTCGAGCTCGATGTCGTTGAAGGCATGCAGTTCGACCGTGGTTACCTGTCGCCCTACTTCATCACCAACCCCGACAAGATGACCGTGGAACTGGATAACCCCTATATCCTGATCCACGAAAAGAAGCTGTCGAACTTGCAGGCGATGCTGCCGATCCTTGAAGCCGTGGTGCAGTCGGGCCGTCCGCTCCTCATCATCGCCGAAGACATCGAAGGCGAAGCGTTGGCGACCCTCGTGGTCAACAAGCTGCGCGGCGGCCTCAAGGTTGCAGCGGTCAAGGCTCCGGGCTTCGGCGATCGTCGCAAGGCGATGCTGCAGGACATCGCGATCCTCACCAAGGGCGAGATGATCAGCGAAGACCTCGGCATCAAGCTTGAGAACGTCACCGTGGGTATGCTCGGTCAGGCCAAGAAGGTCTCGATCGACAAGGACAACACCACCATCGTTGACGGCGCTGGCGCGGCGGAAGACATCAAGGCACGCGTGGCCGAGATCCGCACCCAGATCGACAACACCTCGAGCGATTATGACCGTGAGAAGCTGCAAGAGCGTCTTGCCAAGCTTGCTGGCGGCGTGGCCGTGATCAAGGTTGGCGGCGCGACCGAAGTCGAAGTGAAGGAGCGCAAGGACCGCGTTGACGACGCGCTTCATGCAACCCGCGCTGCGGTCGAAGAAGGCATCGTCCCCGGCGGCGGCACGGCTCTGCTCTATGCCACCAAGGCCCTCGACGGCCTCAAGGGCGCGAACGAAGACCAGACCCGCGGCATCGACATCATCCGCAAGGCGATCACCGCCCCGATCAAGCAGATCGCTCAGAACGCTGGCCATGATGGCGCGGTCGTTGCAGGCAACCTGCTGCGCGAGAATGACGAAACGCAGGGCTTCAACGCGGCGACCGATGTCTACGAAAACCTGGTGAAGGCCGGCGTGATCGACCCGACCAAGGTTGTCCGCACCGCGCTGCAGGACGCAGCCTCGGTTGCTGGCCTGCTGATCACCACGGAAGCAGCGATCGTCGAGCGTCCGGACGACAAGCCGGCTTCGCCCCCGATGCCCGACATGGGCGGCATGGGGTTCTAA
- the groES gene encoding co-chaperone GroES has product MTFRPLHDRVVVRRIEADQKTAGGIIIPDSAQEKPSEGEVIAVGEGNRDDAGARIALDVKVGDRVLFGKWSGTEVKIGGEDLLIMKESDIMGIMG; this is encoded by the coding sequence ATGACATTTCGTCCGCTGCACGACCGCGTTGTGGTCCGTCGCATCGAAGCCGACCAGAAGACCGCTGGCGGCATCATTATCCCCGATAGCGCTCAGGAAAAGCCGAGCGAAGGTGAAGTCATCGCCGTTGGCGAAGGCAACCGTGACGACGCCGGTGCGCGCATCGCGCTTGACGTCAAGGTCGGCGATCGCGTGCTGTTCGGCAAGTGGTCGGGCACCGAAGTCAAGATCGGCGGCGAAGACCTGCTGATCATGAAGGAAAGCGACATCATGGGGATCATGGGCTGA
- a CDS encoding mechanosensitive ion channel domain-containing protein translates to MTTPKLPPKIATRLGDEIDMATRAWQWFMDSIPQIAGAIAVLVIGVILARLLSRGADRALTRSGRIEPTVAKFLSNIIKYALWVVVAVTVLTQFGVQTTSIIAALGGLALAVGLALQGTLSNVAAGVMILIQRPFRVGEYITAGPVAGTVQSIGLFTTEMLQLDGLYVMVPNNELWNKAVVNHSRMATRRFELVVPISYEDDLRAARAAMLELATADPRALAEPAPVAFVAGLADNSVRVGLRVWCNAGDYLALSWALNEGVKLKFDELGLTIPTGVAAAAAAPAR, encoded by the coding sequence ATGACTACCCCCAAGCTTCCGCCCAAAATCGCCACCCGGCTTGGCGACGAGATCGATATGGCCACCCGCGCCTGGCAGTGGTTCATGGACAGCATCCCGCAGATCGCGGGCGCAATCGCGGTGCTGGTCATCGGCGTGATTCTGGCGCGGCTGCTGTCACGCGGGGCGGACCGCGCGTTGACCCGGTCGGGCCGGATCGAGCCGACGGTCGCCAAGTTCCTCAGCAACATCATCAAATACGCTCTGTGGGTGGTGGTCGCCGTAACCGTGCTGACCCAGTTCGGGGTGCAGACCACCAGCATCATCGCGGCCCTTGGCGGCCTTGCGCTGGCGGTGGGCTTGGCGCTGCAAGGCACGCTCAGCAATGTGGCGGCGGGTGTGATGATCCTGATCCAGCGGCCGTTCCGCGTCGGTGAATACATCACCGCGGGCCCGGTGGCTGGTACAGTGCAATCGATCGGCCTGTTCACCACCGAGATGCTTCAGCTCGACGGGCTTTATGTGATGGTCCCCAATAACGAGCTGTGGAACAAGGCGGTGGTCAACCATTCGCGGATGGCGACACGGCGGTTCGAACTTGTGGTGCCGATCAGTTACGAGGACGACCTGCGCGCGGCGCGCGCGGCGATGCTGGAGCTGGCAACCGCCGATCCGCGGGCGCTGGCCGAGCCTGCGCCGGTCGCCTTTGTTGCGGGGCTTGCCGATAATTCGGTGCGCGTCGGCCTTCGGGTATGGTGCAATGCCGGCGATTATCTCGCCTTGTCATGGGCTTTGAACGAAGGCGTGAAGCTGAAATTTGACGAGCTTGGGCTGACAATCCCGACCGGCGTTGCCGCCGCAGCGGCCGCTCCGGCGCGTTAG